In a genomic window of Halalkalicoccus sp. CG83:
- a CDS encoding GPW/gp25 family protein, whose amino-acid sequence MERDYLGTGWQFPVRPNRRGEIEQSSGVDDIEGAIRIVLGTAKGERIMRPEFGCGIHEYVFTSMNATVRTLIETAVEDALVKWEPRIEVSNVEAPQTVRDDGVLPIRLDYRVRQSNTEHNLVYPFYLTEGRRE is encoded by the coding sequence GTGGAACGAGACTACCTCGGAACCGGCTGGCAGTTCCCGGTGCGGCCGAACCGACGGGGCGAGATCGAACAGTCGAGCGGCGTCGACGACATCGAGGGGGCAATACGGATCGTCCTCGGTACCGCAAAGGGCGAACGCATCATGCGCCCGGAGTTCGGCTGCGGTATCCACGAGTACGTGTTCACGTCGATGAACGCGACGGTGCGCACCCTCATCGAGACGGCCGTCGAGGACGCGCTCGTCAAGTGGGAGCCCCGAATCGAGGTGTCGAACGTCGAGGCCCCGCAAACGGTTCGGGACGACGGAGTGCTCCCGATACGCCTCGATTACCGAGTGCGACAGAGCAACACTGAGCACAACCTCGTGTATCCGTTCTACCTCACGGAGGGGCGGCGTGAGTGA
- a CDS encoding phage tail protein, with amino-acid sequence MPDRHGPYRNVRYLLEIDGIAIAGFSQCTLPENSTEAVEYREGTDPPTVRKLWSLNSYGTLTLERGTSEDSIALFEWRRLVEQGNVDAARRNIAVVVLDEEGEPGPRWEFRAAWPTQYDGPDLDASGNEIAIESLEIDHEGMERTA; translated from the coding sequence ATGCCAGACAGACACGGCCCATATCGGAACGTCAGGTACCTGCTCGAGATCGACGGCATCGCCATAGCGGGGTTCAGTCAGTGTACGCTCCCCGAAAACTCGACAGAGGCCGTCGAATACAGGGAGGGAACCGACCCACCGACAGTTCGGAAGCTGTGGAGTCTCAACTCCTACGGTACCTTGACGCTTGAGCGCGGTACCAGCGAGGACTCTATAGCGCTGTTCGAGTGGCGCCGGCTCGTAGAACAGGGGAACGTCGACGCCGCTCGACGGAACATCGCTGTCGTGGTCCTCGACGAGGAGGGCGAACCCGGTCCGCGCTGGGAGTTCAGAGCGGCCTGGCCCACCCAGTACGACGGCCCGGACCTGGACGCCTCCGGTAACGAGATCGCCATCGAATCCCTGGAAATCGACCACGAAGGCATGGAGCGAACCGCGTGA
- a CDS encoding DUF4255 domain-containing protein, with protein sequence MAEYEAITDVGGTLVTMLRDRMGDLISREKEIALVSPGDVGSGDDIRLSLFLFRVAEDGHRKNVERRMVSPERVRNSPLELDLHYLLTAHPSKGSGDPTSTTKEQHSVLGRAMQVLHDTPVLRGSDLTGSLAGSQEFRVLQDPKPTDEILNIWNTFAEKPYQPSVSYLVTPITIESTRERTTARVRERTVEEYTRTGRGNPHE encoded by the coding sequence ATGGCCGAGTACGAAGCTATCACAGACGTGGGTGGGACGCTCGTCACGATGCTCCGCGATCGGATGGGCGACTTGATATCGCGGGAGAAGGAGATCGCACTCGTTTCGCCGGGTGACGTCGGGTCGGGTGACGACATTCGACTCAGCCTTTTCCTATTCCGAGTTGCCGAGGACGGCCACCGCAAGAACGTCGAGCGACGTATGGTCAGTCCAGAGAGAGTCCGTAACTCGCCGCTTGAACTGGATCTCCACTACCTGCTCACCGCTCATCCCTCGAAGGGGAGCGGTGATCCGACCTCGACGACGAAGGAACAGCACAGCGTCCTGGGGCGGGCGATGCAGGTCCTCCACGATACCCCCGTCCTACGTGGATCGGATCTCACGGGCAGTCTCGCCGGCAGCCAGGAGTTCCGCGTACTGCAGGACCCAAAACCGACGGATGAGATCCTGAATATCTGGAATACGTTCGCCGAGAAACCGTACCAACCGTCGGTCTCGTATCTCGTCACGCCTATCACCATTGAATCCACCCGTGAGCGGACTACCGCCCGCGTCCGAGAACGAACTGTCGAGGAGTACACGCGTACCGGTCGGGGAAACCCGCATGAGTGA
- a CDS encoding PAAR domain-containing protein, with amino-acid sequence MPPAARVTDQTAHGTPLGPGPGSPNVLIGGLPAWRASIDFHACPLSSGPAPHAGGPTQPGSPTVLINGLPAARTGDTIAEAGPPNSIVGGTPTVIIG; translated from the coding sequence ATGCCACCAGCAGCCAGAGTCACAGACCAGACCGCGCACGGAACGCCACTCGGCCCGGGCCCCGGGAGTCCGAACGTCCTCATCGGCGGCCTTCCGGCCTGGCGAGCCAGCATCGACTTCCACGCCTGCCCACTGTCGTCGGGTCCGGCGCCGCACGCCGGCGGCCCGACTCAGCCGGGCAGCCCGACAGTCCTGATCAACGGCCTGCCGGCTGCACGGACGGGCGACACCATCGCGGAAGCCGGCCCGCCGAACTCCATCGTCGGGGGTACGCCGACGGTCATCATCGGGTGA
- a CDS encoding phage tail sheath family protein — protein sequence MPEYHAPGVYVEEVERGPKPIEGVSTSTAGFLGETERGRTGARLVTSFPEFRRKYGGFVENRYLAYAVEGFFSNGGGRCYVGRVTAATDVATATLLDAEDENVLEVTAVGPGSWGGNVAVIVEDATLFKQDENQLFKLTVQYWTEMEDAPDDATDAEIVALQDDPDHEKVYDNLSPDESSSDYYETRLNDISDYVTVGRKGLGRPVNETSLLTVSDDDGTVTVDHYKGVDTPGERTGLAAFEAIDGISIVCAPDQAIPALFDLTEELITHCENLTDRFAVIQAKQNAGPTGSLAPPHDSSYAAFYYPWIRIRDPVTNNPKLVPAGGHITGIYARSDVRKGVHKAPANEVVRGAQELQLSITKEEQAVLNPKGVNCIRSFPGRGIRLWGARTMSSDPEWKYVNVRRLFIYLRGSIDRGTQWVVFENNDERLWARVRQTITNFLTRVWEDGALMGTTPEEAFFVKCDRSTMTQDDIDNGRLICEIGVAPVKPAEFVIFRISQSTGGAEA from the coding sequence ATGCCGGAATATCATGCGCCGGGCGTATACGTAGAGGAAGTCGAACGGGGGCCAAAACCCATCGAGGGTGTCAGCACCAGTACGGCTGGATTCCTTGGAGAGACGGAGCGAGGTCGTACCGGCGCACGGCTCGTCACCAGTTTCCCGGAGTTCAGACGGAAGTACGGCGGCTTCGTAGAGAATCGGTATCTCGCGTACGCCGTCGAGGGGTTCTTCAGCAACGGCGGCGGGAGGTGTTACGTCGGTCGCGTCACCGCAGCGACCGATGTCGCCACAGCGACCCTCCTCGACGCCGAGGACGAGAACGTACTCGAGGTTACCGCAGTCGGCCCCGGGTCGTGGGGTGGCAACGTCGCCGTGATCGTCGAGGACGCGACGCTGTTCAAACAAGACGAAAACCAGCTCTTCAAGCTCACCGTCCAGTACTGGACCGAGATGGAGGATGCACCGGATGACGCTACTGATGCAGAGATCGTCGCCCTGCAAGACGATCCCGACCACGAGAAAGTGTACGACAACCTCTCGCCTGACGAGTCCTCCAGTGACTACTACGAAACACGGCTCAACGATATCTCCGATTACGTTACGGTCGGTAGAAAGGGGCTTGGTCGACCAGTCAACGAGACCTCACTGCTGACCGTCTCTGACGACGACGGCACCGTTACCGTCGATCACTACAAAGGTGTTGACACGCCGGGGGAACGAACGGGGCTCGCAGCCTTCGAGGCGATAGACGGAATCTCCATTGTCTGTGCTCCGGACCAAGCCATTCCCGCACTGTTTGATCTGACCGAGGAACTCATCACGCACTGTGAGAACCTGACCGACCGATTCGCAGTCATCCAAGCCAAGCAGAACGCCGGTCCGACCGGAAGTCTCGCCCCTCCTCACGACAGCTCGTATGCCGCGTTCTACTATCCCTGGATCAGGATCCGGGATCCCGTAACGAACAATCCGAAGCTCGTTCCTGCCGGGGGTCACATCACCGGTATCTACGCACGGAGCGACGTACGGAAAGGAGTTCACAAGGCGCCGGCGAACGAGGTCGTCCGCGGCGCCCAGGAGCTCCAACTGTCGATCACCAAGGAGGAACAGGCCGTCCTCAATCCGAAGGGCGTCAACTGTATCCGGAGCTTCCCCGGTCGAGGGATCCGTCTCTGGGGCGCTCGAACCATGTCCAGTGACCCTGAGTGGAAGTACGTGAACGTCCGCCGGCTCTTCATCTACCTTAGGGGCTCCATCGATAGGGGTACCCAGTGGGTGGTGTTCGAAAACAACGACGAGCGGCTCTGGGCTCGAGTGCGCCAGACGATCACTAACTTCCTGACTCGCGTCTGGGAGGACGGTGCGCTCATGGGAACCACGCCGGAGGAAGCGTTCTTCGTGAAGTGTGATCGGTCGACCATGACCCAAGACGACATCGACAACGGTCGTCTGATCTGTGAGATCGGGGTCGCCCCCGTCAAACCTGCGGAGTTCGTCATCTTCCGGATCTCACAGTCGACCGGTGGTGCGGAGGCCTAA
- a CDS encoding AAA family ATPase has translation MSPSTDVDGRPTARPYADALEHLEDELGRLDVLLRMHLESLWGDDGATPDGMRKMFVSDEEVASLLAVLIRDDQRDSVTAGPGEPDGGLEGHRGQPVTSERGRLDRGRDPHPGLVQALDERTDAINARQATTARAGSELRLRTLVDRFDLEARHVDALLVALAPEFDRKYERIYGYLEDDVTQTRPTIGLALAVLEYTETDRLAAREVFSRHSPLRRHRLVRLAGDERAPYAARTVAVEERVVAFLLGTDVVATELSNTADVRTPSASIDDLLVDESAAARLAELERAQAVTATEDGSPPHQLSDADESECGRRLLIASLHGPPGVGKSTAAGALAAAAGRSILRIDASMLAKPDYWETVRLLEREAMLQAAALQVEDVNSLCDRDDVDLGALVRTLDGFSGDVFLLGVGPLSLDPSLRLARHEFESIHLPMPSYELRRSRWREVTELSSDVDPDALAATFRLTSGQIDDAVAAAKTLSDGSALDAAAIHEGCRRQTTKELGSLARKIETGYGWDDIVLPPETMRQLRDVAAHVTRRGRVYVDWGFAEKFSRGNGLNVLFSGPSGTGKTMAAEIIAAETGLDLYKVDLANVVSKYIGETEKNLGRIFDEATDSNAILLFDEADALFGERSEVSDAHDRYANIEVNYLLQRVEEHEGLVVLTTNFDQNIDDAFRRRIHVCIDFPLPDKRSRAAIWRNVFPNATPLGDLDYEFLSTLEIAGGSIRNVALTAAFLAANGDDRVEMEHIVTAAKREFEKTGKLSPPERFGEYSRCVGESR, from the coding sequence ATGTCGCCCTCGACCGACGTGGACGGCCGGCCGACCGCGAGGCCATACGCCGACGCCCTCGAGCACCTCGAGGACGAACTCGGTCGGCTCGACGTCCTGTTGCGGATGCACCTCGAGTCGTTATGGGGTGATGACGGAGCCACCCCCGACGGGATGCGGAAAATGTTCGTCTCCGACGAGGAAGTGGCGAGCCTCCTCGCAGTGCTCATTCGAGACGATCAGCGTGACTCCGTGACCGCCGGACCCGGCGAACCCGATGGGGGTCTCGAGGGTCATCGCGGTCAACCCGTGACAAGCGAGCGCGGGCGTCTCGACCGTGGCCGCGATCCTCATCCCGGGCTCGTGCAGGCGCTCGACGAGCGTACCGATGCGATCAACGCCCGGCAGGCTACGACCGCGCGGGCCGGCTCGGAACTCCGACTGCGGACGCTCGTCGACCGGTTCGATCTCGAGGCGCGACACGTCGACGCACTGCTCGTTGCGCTCGCACCCGAGTTCGACCGGAAATACGAGCGGATCTACGGCTACCTCGAGGACGACGTTACCCAGACACGGCCGACCATCGGGCTGGCACTCGCCGTCCTCGAGTATACCGAGACGGACCGTCTGGCCGCCCGCGAGGTCTTCTCGCGGCACTCGCCGCTGCGTCGTCATCGGCTTGTCCGGCTCGCCGGCGACGAGCGTGCGCCCTACGCCGCCCGGACCGTCGCCGTCGAAGAGCGCGTCGTGGCGTTCCTGCTCGGTACCGACGTCGTGGCAACCGAACTCTCCAACACGGCCGACGTCCGGACCCCGTCGGCGTCGATCGACGACCTACTCGTCGACGAGTCGGCGGCCGCGAGGCTCGCCGAACTGGAACGCGCCCAGGCGGTAACCGCCACCGAGGACGGCTCGCCGCCCCACCAGCTATCGGACGCCGACGAATCTGAGTGCGGCCGACGGCTCCTGATCGCGTCCCTTCACGGACCGCCCGGCGTCGGAAAGTCGACGGCGGCCGGGGCGCTGGCGGCAGCCGCCGGGCGGTCGATCCTTCGGATCGACGCGAGCATGCTCGCCAAACCGGACTACTGGGAGACGGTTCGGCTGCTCGAGCGCGAAGCGATGTTGCAAGCGGCCGCATTGCAGGTCGAAGACGTCAACTCGCTTTGCGATCGCGACGACGTCGACCTCGGAGCGCTCGTTCGCACCCTCGACGGTTTCTCGGGCGACGTCTTCTTGCTCGGGGTGGGCCCGCTCTCGCTCGACCCATCGCTACGACTCGCCCGTCACGAGTTCGAGTCGATCCACCTCCCGATGCCGTCCTACGAACTCCGGCGCTCACGGTGGCGCGAGGTGACCGAGCTCTCCTCGGACGTGGACCCGGACGCACTCGCGGCTACGTTCCGGCTCACCAGCGGTCAGATCGACGACGCCGTCGCGGCGGCCAAGACGCTCTCGGATGGTTCGGCTCTCGACGCAGCGGCCATCCACGAGGGCTGCCGGCGCCAGACGACGAAGGAGCTGGGATCGCTGGCCCGGAAGATCGAGACCGGCTACGGCTGGGACGACATCGTCCTCCCTCCGGAGACGATGCGGCAGTTGCGCGACGTCGCGGCCCACGTCACCAGGCGGGGCCGGGTGTACGTCGACTGGGGATTCGCCGAGAAGTTCTCCCGCGGAAACGGGCTCAACGTCCTGTTCAGCGGTCCGTCCGGGACGGGAAAGACGATGGCCGCCGAGATCATCGCGGCGGAGACCGGACTCGACCTCTACAAAGTCGACCTCGCGAACGTGGTGAGCAAGTACATCGGCGAGACCGAGAAGAACCTCGGCCGGATCTTCGACGAGGCGACCGACAGCAATGCCATCTTACTGTTCGACGAGGCGGACGCTCTCTTCGGTGAGCGCTCGGAGGTCTCCGACGCTCACGACCGGTATGCGAACATCGAGGTGAACTACCTCCTTCAACGCGTGGAGGAACACGAGGGACTGGTCGTTCTCACGACGAACTTCGATCAGAACATCGACGACGCGTTCCGCAGGCGGATCCACGTCTGCATCGACTTCCCGCTCCCCGATAAGCGGTCGCGAGCGGCGATCTGGCGGAACGTGTTCCCGAACGCTACGCCGCTCGGCGACCTGGACTACGAGTTTCTCTCCACGCTCGAAATCGCCGGGGGTAGCATCAGGAACGTCGCACTGACCGCCGCATTCCTCGCGGCCAACGGCGACGACCGCGTCGAGATGGAACACATCGTTACGGCGGCGAAACGCGAGTTCGAGAAGACCGGGAAGCTCTCGCCTCCGGAACGGTTCGGCGAGTACAGTAGGTGTGTGGGTGAATCGCGATGA
- a CDS encoding SHOCT domain-containing protein, with protein MSVVFSVVLLTLSGISLLWIIVQNVSILRIERIATLVERVEQTYPPFRILGLSDFLSPPKPSADEQAEQALADLKQQYVDGEITEAEFERKVDRLVASESIDEVRAAHERKQVKDDTASSNRM; from the coding sequence GTGAGCGTCGTTTTCTCAGTCGTCCTGCTGACACTCTCCGGTATTAGCCTGCTCTGGATCATCGTCCAGAATGTGTCAATCCTGCGAATCGAACGGATCGCAACGCTCGTAGAGCGGGTCGAACAGACGTATCCTCCATTTCGAATTCTCGGACTGTCGGATTTCCTCTCACCGCCGAAACCGTCGGCGGACGAGCAGGCTGAGCAGGCACTCGCTGATCTGAAGCAACAGTATGTGGATGGGGAGATCACTGAAGCAGAGTTCGAACGCAAAGTCGATCGGCTCGTCGCGAGCGAGTCGATCGATGAGGTCCGTGCCGCCCATGAACGGAAGCAGGTGAAAGACGATACCGCAAGTAGCAACCGAATGTAG
- a CDS encoding CIS tube protein, translating into MVGRATESTLKKALIQVLDERESTTAEIPVLFNPTEYSIDKQVTYSDQSLPGLGSPITQFVSGDAETLSMELFFDTYEAGTDVRDHTDRIDGLLRVDEERHAPPVCRFAWGSLVFTAVLESASTTFTMFLPEGTPVRARIDVTFKAYTRPGEETTAAPRQSADRTKVWEVTGDDTLWTIAAAVYGDPTRWRSIATANDIENPRSLPSDRELIVPPLEGTR; encoded by the coding sequence ATGGTCGGTCGGGCGACGGAGTCGACCTTGAAGAAAGCCCTGATTCAGGTTCTCGACGAACGGGAGTCGACGACCGCCGAGATACCGGTGCTGTTCAATCCCACCGAGTACAGCATCGACAAACAGGTGACGTACAGCGACCAGAGCCTCCCTGGGCTGGGGTCGCCGATCACCCAATTCGTCAGCGGCGACGCCGAGACCCTCTCGATGGAGCTGTTCTTCGACACCTACGAGGCGGGCACGGACGTCAGAGACCATACCGATCGAATCGACGGGTTGCTCCGGGTCGACGAGGAGCGCCACGCGCCGCCCGTGTGCCGATTCGCGTGGGGGAGCCTGGTGTTCACGGCCGTCCTCGAGAGCGCCTCGACGACGTTCACGATGTTCCTCCCCGAGGGGACGCCGGTTCGCGCCCGGATCGACGTCACGTTCAAAGCGTACACGAGGCCGGGTGAGGAGACGACCGCTGCACCGCGCCAGTCCGCCGACCGGACGAAGGTCTGGGAGGTGACGGGCGACGACACGCTTTGGACGATCGCTGCCGCGGTGTACGGCGACCCGACGCGGTGGCGGTCGATCGCGACCGCCAACGACATCGAGAACCCCCGGTCGCTGCCCAGCGACCGTGAGCTGATCGTGCCGCCGCTGGAAGGGACGCGATGA
- a CDS encoding phage late control D family protein — MSLAAFRQKYDDFYAPRFRVRVGDDEIRESDGVISDLSVDSILDGADRFTFVETGGFDRAARRFTSVDWDRLRPETPIRIRLGYGNVQEPVFAGRIQSIRPEFPANGEPTVEVSGYGMLHDLTRGTNSRSWDESSDADIAREIASEYAFDRVVVDETGRPRPKVIQDDQSDYEFLRELADRNGFELFADRETLYFRAPKREQSPELTLEYGDSLVSFSPEFNEADQVGTVEVRHWDPSAKREIVGSADRDGGTGTRVVRVPVASRDEAEAAAAAALERLSAELIEGSGDTVGLPELRAGTTVRLEGLGEMFTRTYYVIRSTHRIGTSGYETGFEVTERVL, encoded by the coding sequence ATGAGCCTCGCGGCGTTCCGGCAGAAGTACGACGATTTCTACGCGCCGCGGTTCCGCGTTCGGGTCGGCGACGACGAGATCAGGGAGTCGGACGGCGTGATCTCGGACCTGTCAGTAGACTCGATCCTCGACGGTGCCGACCGGTTCACGTTCGTCGAGACGGGTGGGTTCGACCGCGCGGCACGCCGGTTCACGAGCGTCGACTGGGATCGGTTGCGTCCGGAGACGCCGATCCGGATCCGACTCGGCTACGGGAACGTACAGGAGCCGGTCTTCGCGGGACGCATACAGTCTATCCGCCCGGAGTTCCCAGCTAACGGCGAGCCGACCGTCGAGGTGAGCGGCTACGGCATGCTCCACGATCTGACTCGGGGGACGAACTCCCGATCCTGGGACGAGTCGAGTGATGCCGACATCGCCCGCGAGATCGCCTCGGAGTACGCGTTCGACCGCGTCGTCGTCGACGAGACGGGCCGGCCGCGACCAAAGGTCATTCAGGACGACCAAAGCGACTACGAGTTCCTACGCGAGCTCGCCGATCGGAACGGGTTCGAACTCTTCGCCGACCGGGAGACGCTGTACTTCCGGGCACCGAAGCGAGAGCAATCCCCCGAGCTCACGCTGGAGTACGGCGACTCGCTGGTCTCGTTCTCGCCAGAGTTCAACGAGGCCGATCAGGTTGGTACCGTCGAGGTGCGCCACTGGGACCCGAGCGCGAAGCGGGAGATCGTCGGGTCGGCCGATCGCGACGGGGGGACCGGGACGAGGGTCGTCCGCGTTCCGGTGGCCTCACGCGACGAGGCGGAGGCGGCCGCGGCCGCGGCACTCGAGCGGCTGTCGGCCGAACTGATCGAGGGAAGCGGCGACACCGTGGGGCTGCCGGAGCTCCGCGCGGGAACGACGGTTCGACTCGAGGGACTCGGCGAGATGTTCACCAGGACCTACTACGTGATACGATCGACGCACAGGATCGGCACTTCCGGCTACGAGACGGGATTCGAAGTCACGGAGCGTGTGCTATGA
- a CDS encoding phage baseplate assembly protein V, with protein sequence MSFSNGSPGEAGQTIPGVVAGIVTDNRDPQGMGRVKLRFPWRTANDESDWARIAVPMAGPDRGTFFLPEVGDEVLVAFEDGDIHHPYVVGALWNGEDTPPADNADGNNDVRTIRSRRGHEVVLDDGENGGRLELATAGGRTIVLDDSSGGEKITVDDGKSTIELDGTSGTVSVSGGTKVAIEATTLELSGTSISIDADGPLSLQGSIVNIN encoded by the coding sequence ATGAGCTTCTCGAACGGTAGCCCCGGAGAAGCCGGTCAAACGATCCCCGGCGTCGTCGCCGGGATCGTCACCGACAATCGGGACCCCCAGGGAATGGGCCGGGTGAAGCTACGGTTCCCGTGGCGGACGGCTAACGACGAGAGCGACTGGGCGCGGATCGCGGTCCCGATGGCCGGCCCGGATAGGGGGACGTTCTTCCTGCCGGAGGTCGGCGACGAGGTCCTCGTCGCCTTCGAGGACGGCGATATCCACCACCCCTACGTCGTCGGCGCGCTGTGGAACGGCGAGGATACACCTCCGGCCGATAACGCCGACGGGAACAACGACGTCCGGACGATCCGCTCGCGACGCGGCCACGAGGTCGTCCTCGATGATGGCGAGAACGGGGGTCGGCTCGAACTCGCGACGGCGGGCGGCCGAACGATCGTCCTCGACGACTCGTCGGGGGGCGAGAAGATCACCGTCGACGACGGTAAGAGTACCATCGAACTGGACGGGACGTCGGGGACCGTGTCTGTGTCGGGCGGGACGAAGGTCGCCATTGAGGCGACGACGCTCGAACTGAGCGGCACGTCGATCTCGATCGACGCCGACGGTCCCCTTTCCCTTCAGGGATCGATAGTGAACATCAACTGA
- a CDS encoding phage tail protein — translation MAAGERTDPYLGFRFLVELDSLVVAGFASVSGLEVGLSTEDYEEGGVNTHTHTLPKRFEYPDIVLERGLTDSSELLEWVQEVRDGTVRRRSGRIVLLDAAGAESWGWEFLDAYPVAWSGPELDADQSDVAIERLELTHRGLSKMEGLP, via the coding sequence ATGGCAGCCGGCGAACGGACGGATCCGTACCTCGGGTTCAGGTTCCTCGTCGAACTCGACTCGCTCGTTGTCGCGGGGTTCGCGTCGGTGTCCGGTCTCGAGGTCGGCCTGTCGACCGAGGACTACGAGGAGGGCGGGGTGAACACTCACACGCACACGCTCCCGAAGCGTTTCGAGTACCCCGACATCGTCCTAGAACGTGGCCTGACGGACTCCTCGGAGCTGCTCGAATGGGTTCAGGAGGTGCGGGACGGGACGGTCCGGCGGCGGAGCGGCCGGATCGTACTGCTCGATGCCGCCGGTGCCGAGTCGTGGGGGTGGGAGTTCTTGGACGCCTACCCCGTGGCGTGGAGCGGACCGGAACTCGACGCTGACCAGTCCGACGTCGCGATCGAGCGTCTCGAACTCACCCACCGCGGCCTCTCGAAAATGGAGGGGCTGCCGTAG